A single region of the Branchiostoma lanceolatum isolate klBraLanc5 chromosome 1, klBraLanc5.hap2, whole genome shotgun sequence genome encodes:
- the LOC136428471 gene encoding adrenodoxin-like isoform X1, which yields MAASALFPATVRLLSGFRHLSRVSRAAPISLCRPHNHSLSTTARHFSQPTPRAEKAKVTVHYSMGDGQTVTVQSKEGENLLDIAIENDLDIDGFGACEGTLACSTCHLIFEQQIYDQLEEPTDEELDMLDLAFELTDTSRLGCQVCVTKALDGLTVKVPEGVADARDV from the exons ATGGCGGCGTCAGCTCTGTTCCCAGCGACTGTGCGACTTCTCTCCGGTTTTCGTCACTTGAGCAGAGTCTCCCGGGCCGCGCCCATCTCCTTATGTCGTCCTCACAACCACAGCTTATCGACAACAGCCAGACACTTCAGCCAGCCCACACCTCGGGCCGAGAAAGCCAA gGTTACAGTACACTACAGCATGGGGGACGGCCAGACAGTCACAGTCCAGTCTAAGGAGGGAGAGAACCTACTGGACATTGCGATAGAAAATGACTTGGATATAGACGGTTTTG GTGCGTGTGAGGGGACGCTGGCCTGCTCCACCTGCCACCTGATCTTCGAGCAGCAGATTTACGACCAGCTGGAGGAGCCAACAGACGAGGAACTGGACATGCTGGACCTGGCCTTCGAACTCACCGACAC TTCCCGGCTCGGCTGCCAGGTGTGCGTGACGAAGGCGTTGGACGGGCTGACGGTGAAGGTGCCGGAAGGTGTGGCGGACGCACGGGACGTGTGA
- the LOC136428471 gene encoding adrenodoxin-like isoform X2 — MAASALFPATVRLLSGFRHLSRVSRAAPISLCRPHNHSLSTTARHFSQPTPRAEKAKVTVNFVMRDGSRVPVRSKVGENLLDIAIENDLDIDGFGACEGTLACSTCHLIFEQQIYDQLEEPTDEELDMLDLAFELTDTSRLGCQVCVTKALDGLTVKVPEGVADARDV; from the exons ATGGCGGCGTCAGCTCTGTTCCCAGCGACTGTGCGACTTCTCTCCGGTTTTCGTCACTTGAGCAGAGTCTCCCGGGCCGCGCCCATCTCCTTATGTCGTCCTCACAACCACAGCTTATCGACAACAGCCAGACACTTCAGCCAGCCCACACCTCGGGCCGAGAAAGCCAA GGTGACGGTGAATTTCGTCATGCGTGACGGCAGCAGGGTGCCGGTCCGCTCCAAGGTGGGGGAAAACCTCCTGGATATTGCCATAGAAAACGACCTGGACATTGATGGCTTCG GTGCGTGTGAGGGGACGCTGGCCTGCTCCACCTGCCACCTGATCTTCGAGCAGCAGATTTACGACCAGCTGGAGGAGCCAACAGACGAGGAACTGGACATGCTGGACCTGGCCTTCGAACTCACCGACAC TTCCCGGCTCGGCTGCCAGGTGTGCGTGACGAAGGCGTTGGACGGGCTGACGGTGAAGGTGCCGGAAGGTGTGGCGGACGCACGGGACGTGTGA
- the LOC136428454 gene encoding radial spoke head protein 3 homolog B-like isoform X3, protein MTTVLPQKQEQHGGGTYTFSSRPRAVQQRKKYRDAGQGQDATSLYGNIMYDRRIVRGNTYAQHTLPASAQPDPIDIQRQQEARRRAIARKRAKEQLRPRSPEAVEGRKHIDVQTELYLEELTDRVEEADVETQTDTFLDRPPSPLFIPAKTGKDVATQIYEGDLFDFDIEVKPILEVLVGKTIEQALLEVMEEEELENLRAQQREFEELRNAELVETQRLEEQERRHREEKERRMKQQREVLRKEKETAEKIAARAFAQSYLADLIPSVFGTLADNGYFFDPVERDVESGFMPWLMETVEKAIDKSVMGRTMVDVLIREVVAQRMESFEALQRSIQEMSGGAAPTVSQTVVEAPAFIAEAAIPEVTPAEAPPAEEAPPTEGEGEGEQAEEPEGGEDEGEQAEEGGDDAPGEA, encoded by the exons ATGACGACGGTTTTACCGCAGAAGCAGGAGCAACATGGCGGCGGGACTTACACCTTCTCCTCTCGGCCACGGGCGGTGCAACAGCGGAAAAAGTACCGGGACGCCGGCCAGGGGCA GGACGCCACATCGCTCTACGGTAACATTATGTACGACAGAAGAATCGTCCGAGGCAATACGTATGCACAGCACACCCTTCCCGCG TCGGCCCAGCCGGACCCCATTGACATCCAGCGCCAGCAGGAGGCCCGGAGAAGAGCCATCGCGCGGAAGCGAGCGAAGGAGCAGCTCCGGCCGCGTTCTCCGGAGGCGGTGGAGGGGCGGAAACACATCGACGTGCAGACAGAGCTGTACCTGGAGGAGCTGACAGACCGCGTCGAGGAGGCCGACGTGGAGACTCAGACCGACACCTTCCTCGacagacccccctccccactcttcATCCCCGCCAAGACTGGCAAGGACGTCGCCACACAGATATATGAAGGAGAT CTGTTTGACTTTGACATCGAGGTGAAGCCGATCCTGGAGGTGCTCGTGGGGAAGACGATCGAGCAGGCCCTGCTGGAGGTGATGGAGGAGGAGGAACTGGAGAACCTGCGGGCGCAGCAGCGGGAGTTCGAGGAGCTCCGCAACGCCGAGCTGGTGGAGACGCAGCGCCTGGAGGAGCAGGAGAGGCGGCACCGCGAGGAGAAG GAGCGGCGTATGAAGCAGCAGCGGGAGGTTTTGCGGAAGGAAAAGGAGACGGCAGAGAAGATTGCGGCGCGCGCCTTCGCGCAGAGCTACCTGGCAGACCTCATCCCCTCCGTGTTCGGAACCCTCGCCGACAACGGATACTTCTTCGACCCCGTGGAGAGAG ATGTTGAATCAGGTTTCATGCCGTGGTTGATGGAGACGGTAGAGAAGGCCATCGACAAGTCTGTGATGGGCAGGACCATGGTGGACG tTCTGATCCGGGAG GTTGTAGCCCAGAGAATGGAGTCGTTCGAGGCCCTTCAGCGCTCGATCCAGGAGATGTCAGGCGGCGCGGCCCCGACCGTCTCACAGACCGTGGTGGAAGCCCCGGCTTTCATCGCAGAAGCTGCTATACCCGAGGTGACACCGGCTGAG GCCCCCCCTGCAGAAGAAGCCCCCCCTACagaaggggagggggagggtgAGCAGGCTGAGGAGCCGGAGGGGGGTGAGGACGAGGGAGAACAAGCCGAAGAGGGGGGTGACGACGCCCCCGGGGAGGCATAG
- the LOC136428454 gene encoding radial spoke head protein 3 homolog B-like isoform X1: MTTVLPQKQEQHGGGTYTFSSRPRAVQQRKKYRDAGQGQDATSLYGNIMYDRRIVRGNTYAQHTLPASAQPDPIDIQRQQEARRRAIARKRAKEQLRPRSPEAVEGRKHIDVQTELYLEELTDRVEEADVETQTDTFLDRPPSPLFIPAKTGKDVATQIYEGDLFDFDIEVKPILEVLVGKTIEQALLEVMEEEELENLRAQQREFEELRNAELVETQRLEEQERRHREEKERRMKQQREVLRKEKETAEKIAARAFAQSYLADLIPSVFGTLADNGYFFDPVERDVESGFMPWLMETVEKAIDKSVMGRTMVDVLIREVVAQRMESFEALQRSIQEMSGGAAPTVSQTVVEAPAFIAEAAIPEVTPAEAPPAEEAPPTEGEGEGEQAEEPEGGEDEGEQAEEGGDDAPGEA; encoded by the exons ATGACGACGGTTTTACCGCAGAAGCAGGAGCAACATGGCGGCGGGACTTACACCTTCTCCTCTCGGCCACGGGCGGTGCAACAGCGGAAAAAGTACCGGGACGCCGGCCAGGGGCA GGACGCCACATCGCTCTACGGTAACATTATGTACGACAGAAGAATCGTCCGAGGCAATACGTATGCACAGCACACCCTTCCCGCG TCGGCCCAGCCGGACCCCATTGACATCCAGCGCCAGCAGGAGGCCCGGAGAAGAGCCATCGCGCGGAAGCGAGCGAAGGAGCAGCTCCGGCCGCGTTCTCCGGAGGCGGTGGAGGGGCGGAAACACATCGACGTGCAGACAGAGCTGTACCTGGAGGAGCTGACAGACCGCGTCGAGGAGGCCGACGTGGAGACTCAGACCGACACCTTCCTCGacagacccccctccccactcttcATCCCCGCCAAGACTGGCAAGGACGTCGCCACACAGATATATGAAGGAGAT CTGTTTGACTTTGACATCGAGGTGAAGCCGATCCTGGAGGTGCTCGTGGGGAAGACGATCGAGCAGGCCCTGCTGGAGGTGATGGAGGAGGAGGAACTGGAGAACCTGCGGGCGCAGCAGCGGGAGTTCGAGGAGCTCCGCAACGCCGAGCTGGTGGAGACGCAGCGCCTGGAGGAGCAGGAGAGGCGGCACCGCGAGGAGAAG GAGCGGCGTATGAAGCAGCAGCGGGAGGTTTTGCGGAAGGAAAAGGAGACGGCAGAGAAGATTGCGGCGCGCGCCTTCGCGCAGAGCTACCTGGCAGACCTCATCCCCTCCGTGTTCGGAACCCTCGCCGACAACGGATACTTCTTCGACCCCGTGGAGAGAG ATGTTGAATCAGGTTTCATGCCGTGGTTGATGGAGACGGTAGAGAAGGCCATCGACAAGTCTGTGATGGGCAGGACCATGGTGGACG tTCTGATTCGGGAGGTTGTAGCCCAGAGAATGGAGTCGTTCGAGGCCCTTCAGCGCTCGATCCAGGAGATGTCAGGCGGCGCGGCCCCGACCGTCTCACAGACCGTGGTGGAAGCCCCGGCTTTCATCGCAGAAGCTGCTATACCCGAGGTGACACCGGCTGAG GCCCCCCCTGCAGAAGAAGCCCCCCCTACagaaggggagggggagggtgAGCAGGCTGAGGAGCCGGAGGGGGGTGAGGACGAGGGAGAACAAGCCGAAGAGGGGGGTGACGACGCCCCCGGGGAGGCATAG
- the LOC136428454 gene encoding radial spoke head protein 3 homolog isoform X5, which translates to MTTVLPQKQEQHGGGTYTFSSRPRAVQQRKKYRDAGQGQDATSLYGNIMYDRRIVRGNTYAQHTLPASAQPDPIDIQRQQEARRRAIARKRAKEQLRPRSPEAVEGRKHIDVQTELYLEELTDRVEEADVETQTDTFLDRPPSPLFIPAKTGKDVATQIYEGDLFDFDIEVKPILEVLVGKTIEQALLEVMEEEELENLRAQQREFEELRNAELVETQRLEEQERRHREEKERRMKQQREVLRKEKETAEKIAARAFAQSYLADLIPSVFGTLADNGYFFDPVERDVESGFMPWLMETVEKAIDKSVMGRTMVDVLIREVVAQRMECCNFVVTVLIREVVAQRM; encoded by the exons ATGACGACGGTTTTACCGCAGAAGCAGGAGCAACATGGCGGCGGGACTTACACCTTCTCCTCTCGGCCACGGGCGGTGCAACAGCGGAAAAAGTACCGGGACGCCGGCCAGGGGCA GGACGCCACATCGCTCTACGGTAACATTATGTACGACAGAAGAATCGTCCGAGGCAATACGTATGCACAGCACACCCTTCCCGCG TCGGCCCAGCCGGACCCCATTGACATCCAGCGCCAGCAGGAGGCCCGGAGAAGAGCCATCGCGCGGAAGCGAGCGAAGGAGCAGCTCCGGCCGCGTTCTCCGGAGGCGGTGGAGGGGCGGAAACACATCGACGTGCAGACAGAGCTGTACCTGGAGGAGCTGACAGACCGCGTCGAGGAGGCCGACGTGGAGACTCAGACCGACACCTTCCTCGacagacccccctccccactcttcATCCCCGCCAAGACTGGCAAGGACGTCGCCACACAGATATATGAAGGAGAT CTGTTTGACTTTGACATCGAGGTGAAGCCGATCCTGGAGGTGCTCGTGGGGAAGACGATCGAGCAGGCCCTGCTGGAGGTGATGGAGGAGGAGGAACTGGAGAACCTGCGGGCGCAGCAGCGGGAGTTCGAGGAGCTCCGCAACGCCGAGCTGGTGGAGACGCAGCGCCTGGAGGAGCAGGAGAGGCGGCACCGCGAGGAGAAG GAGCGGCGTATGAAGCAGCAGCGGGAGGTTTTGCGGAAGGAAAAGGAGACGGCAGAGAAGATTGCGGCGCGCGCCTTCGCGCAGAGCTACCTGGCAGACCTCATCCCCTCCGTGTTCGGAACCCTCGCCGACAACGGATACTTCTTCGACCCCGTGGAGAGAG ATGTTGAATCAGGTTTCATGCCGTGGTTGATGGAGACGGTAGAGAAGGCCATCGACAAGTCTGTGATGGGCAGGACCATGGTGGACG tTCTGATTCGGGAGGTTGTAGCCCAGAGAATGGAgtgttgtaattttgttgttacagtTCTGATTCGGGAGGTTGTAGCCCAGAGAATGTAg
- the LOC136428454 gene encoding radial spoke head protein 3 homolog isoform X4 encodes MTTVLPQKQEQHGGGTYTFSSRPRAVQQRKKYRDAGQGQDATSLYGNIMYDRRIVRGNTYAQHTLPASAQPDPIDIQRQQEARRRAIARKRAKEQLRPRSPEAVEGRKHIDVQTELYLEELTDRVEEADVETQTDTFLDRPPSPLFIPAKTGKDVATQIYEGDLFDFDIEVKPILEVLVGKTIEQALLEVMEEEELENLRAQQREFEELRNAELVETQRLEEQERRHREEKERRMKQQREVLRKEKETAEKIAARAFAQSYLADLIPSVFGTLADNGYFFDPVERDVESGFMPWLMETVEKAIDKSVMGRTMVDVLIREVVAQRMESFEALQRSIQEMSGGAAPTVSQTVVEAPAFIAEAAIPEVTPAEAAAGITGAP; translated from the exons ATGACGACGGTTTTACCGCAGAAGCAGGAGCAACATGGCGGCGGGACTTACACCTTCTCCTCTCGGCCACGGGCGGTGCAACAGCGGAAAAAGTACCGGGACGCCGGCCAGGGGCA GGACGCCACATCGCTCTACGGTAACATTATGTACGACAGAAGAATCGTCCGAGGCAATACGTATGCACAGCACACCCTTCCCGCG TCGGCCCAGCCGGACCCCATTGACATCCAGCGCCAGCAGGAGGCCCGGAGAAGAGCCATCGCGCGGAAGCGAGCGAAGGAGCAGCTCCGGCCGCGTTCTCCGGAGGCGGTGGAGGGGCGGAAACACATCGACGTGCAGACAGAGCTGTACCTGGAGGAGCTGACAGACCGCGTCGAGGAGGCCGACGTGGAGACTCAGACCGACACCTTCCTCGacagacccccctccccactcttcATCCCCGCCAAGACTGGCAAGGACGTCGCCACACAGATATATGAAGGAGAT CTGTTTGACTTTGACATCGAGGTGAAGCCGATCCTGGAGGTGCTCGTGGGGAAGACGATCGAGCAGGCCCTGCTGGAGGTGATGGAGGAGGAGGAACTGGAGAACCTGCGGGCGCAGCAGCGGGAGTTCGAGGAGCTCCGCAACGCCGAGCTGGTGGAGACGCAGCGCCTGGAGGAGCAGGAGAGGCGGCACCGCGAGGAGAAG GAGCGGCGTATGAAGCAGCAGCGGGAGGTTTTGCGGAAGGAAAAGGAGACGGCAGAGAAGATTGCGGCGCGCGCCTTCGCGCAGAGCTACCTGGCAGACCTCATCCCCTCCGTGTTCGGAACCCTCGCCGACAACGGATACTTCTTCGACCCCGTGGAGAGAG ATGTTGAATCAGGTTTCATGCCGTGGTTGATGGAGACGGTAGAGAAGGCCATCGACAAGTCTGTGATGGGCAGGACCATGGTGGACG tTCTGATTCGGGAGGTTGTAGCCCAGAGAATGGAGTCGTTCGAGGCCCTTCAGCGCTCGATCCAGGAGATGTCAGGCGGCGCGGCCCCGACCGTCTCACAGACCGTGGTGGAAGCCCCGGCTTTCATCGCAGAAGCTGCTATACCCGAGGTGACACCGGCTGAG GCGGCTGCAGGGATCACTGGCGCCCCCTAG
- the LOC136428454 gene encoding radial spoke head protein 3 homolog B-like isoform X2, whose product MTTVLPQKQEQHGGGTYTFSSRPRAVQQRKKYRDAGQGQDATSLYGNIMYDRRIVRGNTYAQHTLPASAQPDPIDIQRQQEARRRAIARKRAKEQLRPRSPEAVEGRKHIDVQTELYLEELTDRVEEADVETQTDTFLDRPPSPLFIPAKTGKDVATQIYEGDLFDFDMEVKPILEVLVGKTIEQALLEVMEEEELENLRAQQREFEELRNAELVETQRLEEQERRHREEKERRMKQQREVLRKEKETAEKIAARAFAQSYLADLIPSVFGTLADNGYFFDPVERDVESGFMPWLMETVEKAIDKSVMGRTMVDVLIREVVAQRMESFEALQRSIQEMSGGAAPTVSQTVVEAPAFIAEAAIPEVTPAEAPPAEEAPPTEGEGEGEQAEEPEGGEDEGEQAEEGGDDAPGEA is encoded by the exons ATGACGACGGTTTTACCGCAGAAGCAGGAGCAACATGGCGGCGGGACTTACACCTTCTCCTCTCGGCCACGGGCGGTGCAACAGCGGAAAAAGTACCGGGACGCCGGCCAGGGGCA GGACGCCACATCGCTCTACGGTAACATTATGTACGACAGAAGAATCGTCCGAGGCAATACGTATGCACAGCACACCCTTCCCGCG TCGGCCCAGCCGGACCCCATTGACATCCAGCGCCAGCAGGAGGCCCGGAGAAGAGCCATCGCGCGGAAGCGAGCGAAGGAGCAGCTCCGGCCGCGTTCTCCGGAGGCGGTGGAGGGGCGGAAACACATCGACGTGCAGACAGAGCTGTACCTGGAGGAGCTGACAGACCGCGTCGAGGAGGCCGACGTGGAGACTCAGACCGACACCTTCCTCGacagacccccctccccactcttcATCCCCGCCAAGACTGGCAAGGACGTCGCCACACAGATATATGAAGGAGAT CTGTTTGACTTTGACATGGAG GTGAAGCCGATCCTGGAGGTGCTCGTGGGGAAGACGATCGAGCAGGCCCTGCTGGAGGTGATGGAGGAGGAGGAACTGGAGAACCTGCGGGCGCAGCAGCGGGAGTTCGAGGAGCTCCGCAACGCCGAGCTGGTGGAGACGCAGCGCCTGGAGGAGCAGGAGAGGCGGCACCGCGAGGAGAAG GAGCGGCGTATGAAGCAGCAGCGGGAGGTTTTGCGGAAGGAAAAGGAGACGGCAGAGAAGATTGCGGCGCGCGCCTTCGCGCAGAGCTACCTGGCAGACCTCATCCCCTCCGTGTTCGGAACCCTCGCCGACAACGGATACTTCTTCGACCCCGTGGAGAGAG ATGTTGAATCAGGTTTCATGCCGTGGTTGATGGAGACGGTAGAGAAGGCCATCGACAAGTCTGTGATGGGCAGGACCATGGTGGACG tTCTGATTCGGGAGGTTGTAGCCCAGAGAATGGAGTCGTTCGAGGCCCTTCAGCGCTCGATCCAGGAGATGTCAGGCGGCGCGGCCCCGACCGTCTCACAGACCGTGGTGGAAGCCCCGGCTTTCATCGCAGAAGCTGCTATACCCGAGGTGACACCGGCTGAG GCCCCCCCTGCAGAAGAAGCCCCCCCTACagaaggggagggggagggtgAGCAGGCTGAGGAGCCGGAGGGGGGTGAGGACGAGGGAGAACAAGCCGAAGAGGGGGGTGACGACGCCCCCGGGGAGGCATAG